AGGAGCGAGAACCCGATAAGTGCCGGTACAAAACGCAAGATATCCGCTTTCTGCGATCTCCCCCAGAAAGCTGTTATCTCTGCGGCAACCGCCCCGGATACGTACGCTGTCCCGATGGAGATGGAAAAGGAAGGCATTGCCGATGTGCTCTCCGCTCATCTCGGGCTCGATAAGAAAGAGGTCGACACCAGCTGGTACCGGGTGGTAAACAAGGAATATACCAACCGCGTGACAGTTGCAATCGTCAGCAAGTACGGCATCGAGGATGTCTATATCAGCATCAAGGAATCGCTCAAGCACGCAGGTCGTTCACTCTCCACTGAAGTGAAGATTGCCTGGCTGGATGCAGAACGCTATGAGCGGTGCCATCTCAAGGACTATGACGGCATCCTGATTCCCGGTGGGTTCGGGAAACGGGGCATTGAGGGCAAGATCGAAGCGATCCAGTTTGCCCGCGAGAACAAGGTGCCATTCCTCGGGCTCTGTCTCGGGTTCCAGCTGGCAACCGTGGAGTACGCCCGTCACGTGGCAGGTTTTGCCGATGCCACGAGCGAGGAGTTCGGCGAAGGCACCCACGTGATCGGGCTTCTGCCGGAACAGGAAGGTGTCAACGAACTCGGCGGGACCATGCGGCTGGGGAATTACACTGCAGATATCCGTGACGGCACGCTGGCAATGAAACTCTATAAGGAAAAGCAGGTTACCGAACGCCACCGGCACCGGTATGAAGTGAACCCGAAGTATATCGGGGACCTGGAGAAGGCAGGGCTCGTCTTTTCGGCAACCAATAAGAACCGGATGGAGTGCCTCGAACTTCCCGATCACCCGTTCTTCTTTGCCACGCAGTTCCACCCGGAGTTCCGGTCCCGGCCAACCCACCCGTCTCCCCCGTATCTCGGGTTTGTTGAGGCGTGCAGGGCAAACAAGAGGACAACTTAAAGGAGCAAAAGAATGGTCAATACAGAGAAATTCATTGCCAAATCCATTGCAGAGATCAAGACCGCAGCCGGTAATGATAAGGTGGTCATGGCCCTGTCGGGCGGCGTGGACAGCTCGGTCTGTGCGGTACTTGCGGCCCGTGCGATTGGCGACAATCTCATCCCTATCTATATCGATACCGGCCTGATGCGCAAAGGTGAGACCGAACGAATCCGGACGCTCTTTAGCGATATCCATCTCCAGATAGTCGATGCCAGTGATGAATTCCTTACATCGCTCAAGGGAATCACCGATCCCGAAGCCAAGCGGATGGCAATCGGCGAGCGGTTCATCCGGGTCTTCGAGCGCGAGGCAAAGAAGGTAGGGGCAAAATGCCTGTTGCAGGGCACCATCTACCCGGACCGCATCGAGAGCGAGGGCGGGATCAAGAGCCACCACAACGTGGGCGGTATGCCGCTGCACATGGAGTTCACGAAAGTGATCGAACCGATCCGCGACCTCTATAAGGATGAAGTGCGGGAAGTTGCCGGAGCCCTTGGTATGCCAAAGGAGATCCAGCACCGGATGCCATTCCCCGGCCCCGGGCTTGCGGTTCGTATCATCGGGGATATCACGAAAGAAAAAGTGGAGATCATCCGCGAGGCAAACTGGATCGTAGAAGACGAACTGGTCGAGAAGTACCGGCCCTGGCAGTGCTTTGCTGCACTCATTGGCCTTGGCACCGGGGTCAAAGGCGACAACCGGATCCACGGGTGGATCGTTGCGGTACGGGCCGTGAACTCCCGGGACGGAATGACGGCAGACCCGCTCGATATCCCCTTTGAGCACCTGGTGAGAATCGGCTCGAGAATTACAGCCGACATTCCCCGGGTTGCAAGAGTTGTCTATGATATCACGGCAAAACCGCCGGCAACCATTGAATATGAATAACGTGGAACAAAAACAAAGAAAGATCAAACAAAATCAACCAACAAAGAATTGTGATAAAAATGGAAACTACAAGCCAGTTCAAAGCCCTCGATGAACGCTACTTTATGCCTGCGTTCTCGCGGGACATGGCAATCGTCAAGGGCGAGGGATCAACCGTCTGGGATGCAGAAGGAAAACAGTATCTCGACTGTGTCGCAGGCATTGCAGTCTGCAGCACCGGGCACTGCCACCCGGCCGTGGTAAAAGCGATCTGTGACCAGGCACACCAGCTGATCCACTGCTCGAACCTCTATTACGTGCCGCACCAGGGGGATCTCGCAAAGAAACTCGTAGAAATTACGGGAATGCACAAAGCGTTTTTCTCCAACTCGGGAGCAGAAGCAACCGACGGGGCACTCAAGCTGGCCCGGGTCCGGACCGGAAGGAAGAAATTTGTTGCCTTTACCCATGGGTTCCACGGACGTACCGTAGGTTCACTCAGCGTTACACACAAGCCTGCCATCCGCGAGCCGTTCGAACCGCTCGGTATGGTCAAGACCTTTGTCGAATGGGGTGATCTTGACGCGCTGAAAAAGGTCGTGGACAAGGATACCGCCGGGGTCATCTTCGAACCGATCCAGGGTGAAGCAGGGGTTATCATCCCGCCCGACAGTTTCATTGAAGGCATCCGTGAAATCTGCGATGATGCCGGCGCTCTCATGATCGCCGATGAAGTCCAGACCGGCATGGGACGTACCGGTAAATGGCTTGCCATGCAGCACACCAAGGTGCAGGCCGATATTGTCACGCTCGCAAAAGGGATTGCGAGCGGGTTTCCCATGGGCGCACTTGTTGCCCGCGAAGACCTTGAGTTCAAAAAGAGCGAGCACGGGAGCACGTTTGCCGGTGGACCGCTTGCCTGTGCAGCAGCGCTTGCCACCATCGGTGTGATCGAGAAGATCCTTCCGGATGTTTCCCGGAAAGGCGAGCGGTTCGGCAAGGGTCTGGTTCAGTTGAACCCCCGTGTCCGCGGGCTGATGATCGGTATGACCATTGGCGACAAATGCCCGGATGTCCAGAAGAAATGTGCTGAAAATGGTGTGCTGGTCAACTGTGCAGCAGACGGGAACCTGCGTCTTGTCCCGCCGCTGGTGATTACCGATACCGAGATCGACCGCGTGGTCGGAGTGATCAATGGAGCACTTGGTTAGATCCTGCTATAAAAAAAAGAGCGGCTATGTCTTTGCCAAAAAAGCGGAGGATATCGCCCGCGAGTACGGGATAAGTAAGATTGCCCGGCTTGCCAGCAATGAGAATCCCGAACCTCTCTCTCCCGCTGCATTAGCCGCAGCTGAAGAGGCGCTGCGGACCGTCAACCGGTATCCCGATGAGCGGGTCAACATCCTGATGAATGCCCTGCGGGCATATTACGGCGACTATCACTTTGTTACCGGTGTCGGGATGGATGGCGTGATCGAGACGATCATCCGCACACTTGTCGAACCCGGAGAGACGGTGGCCATCTCCACCCCGACTTTTTCCTTCTATGCACTTGCGGCAATGGGCCAGGGTGCGGAAGTAATTACGATACCTCGGGAAGCGGATTTCTCGGTTGATTGCGGGAAACTGATTGAGGCTGCCAAAGAGGCAAAGATTACCGTTCTCTGTTCTCCCAATAATCCCACGGGAAATGCAACCTCTGTTGAAGCGGTTGCCGAGATCCTCGAGGGAATCGAAGGTCTTCTCTTCTTAGACAATGCCTATATCGAGTTCTCCGGTATCGACTATCTCCCCCTCATGAAAAAACACGAGAACCTTGTCTTAGGAAGGACATTTTCCAAGGTTTACTCTCTCGCCGGGCTCCGGATAGGGTATGCCTTCACCCCGCGCTGGCTTCCTCCCTGGTACCAGCGGGCCGGTACACCGTTTACCGTCAATTCGGTATCGGCAGCAGCGGCAGCAGCGGCATTGCCGGACAAGGAACGTGCAGAACGGTATATCGCGCAGGTGAAGCGGTGGCGCACCCGGTTTGCCGATGAGGTGAAGTACCCGGTGCTCCCTTCGGACGCGAACTTTGTCATGATCGATGTCGCACCTCACAAGAGCGATGCCATGGTCGAAAGCCTTGCAAGGAAAGGCGTTGTCGTCCGCTCGTGCAGGAGCTTTGCCGGTCTGCCCGACCACTACATCCGCGTGAGTGTCGGTGAGGACTGGGAGAACGAGTTATTCGTACAGGAGATCAACAAACTATGATGTGTGGCATCACCGGCACCCCGGGCACCGGCAAATCGCTTATCGGCGATGAGCTTGCCCGGCGGGGGCACACGGTTGTCCACCTGACCGCAACCGTAGGCCCCTATGTGATCGGCGATGATGAGGAGCGCGATGCACAAGTTATTGATGTGGATCGCTGGGCAGATGAGTTTGTCCCCGTCAACGGTTTTGTCGAGGGACATATCGCCCACCTGCTCCCTTGCGACAAGATTGTTGTTCTCCGCTGCCGACCCGATGAGCTGAAAAAACGGCTCGCCCAGCGGAAGTACCGGGAGATGAAGATCCGGGAGAACGCTGAAGCCGAGGCACTCGATGTCTGCCTCATCGAGACCGCAGATGAGTTTGAACCCTCGCAGATCTTTGAACTGGACACCACCGGCCAGGATGCCGCGTATTGTGCCGACCGGATCGAGGGATTTTACCGGGGAGAGATTCCCGCAGACTTCGGCCACCTCGACTGGTCGGAATTCCTGGAGATCTAAAACCATGACGCTCGACCAGTACCGTTCCCATGTAAAAGTATACTTTGATCCGCTCGTTGCCATTGCAATCCGGTGCCGGCTCACCCCGAACTTCTTTACGATCGCCGCCCTGATTGCTTCGGCCGCAGCTGGTATCCTGTTTTACCTGCGGCTCGAACTCTGGGGCGTTTTAGCCGTTGCCCTCAATGCATTCTGCGACTCGATGGACGGTGCGGTCGCCCGTGAGATGAAGTGCCAGAGCAAACGCGGGGACTTCCTCGATCATGCGGTGGACCGGTACGCGGATATCTTCATCATCACCGGTATCTTTGCCAGCGGCATGGTCCCGTGGCCAATCGGCGTGCTGGCACTCACCGGGGTCCTGATGTCATCCTATCTTGGCACGCAGGCACAGGCCGTGGGTGTCGGGCGCTATTACGGCGGGCTGCTGGGCAGGGCGGACCGGCTCGTCCTGATCATGGCAGTCGGCATTATTAATCTCGTTGCACCGATGATCTTCTTCGGGCTCGGCTGGTTCGGCTGGTTGTTGCTGTTCTTTGGTATATTCGGGCATATCACCGCGTTCCAGCGGTTTGCGTATGTGTGGGCGAAGGTGGAGTGATCTCTCCTTTTTTTGTTTACCCTCATAGCAATTTTCTCCTTTTTTCTCCTGACCCGTGAAGTTCTTCACCCTCTCCATCTGGTTTAATACGTGCCACAACGGATCATTTTTCTGTATGAATACATACGCACCAGCACTCATTTTCATCTGCATTGCTGCAGTCCTGCTTGCGGGCTGCACATCCCCCTCATCAACTCCGGTGGTGGAAGTCACCCCCACGATTCCCCCGACAACACCCTTACCGGCCGTCCCCGTTGATGACCAGACCTGCACAATTGATTCCGACTGTGTCCCGGCCCAGTGCTGCCACCCGACCGGTTGCGTCAGACAGGCAGCAAAACCTGACTGTACTGCTGCGCTCTGCACCATGAGCTGCGAAGGACCCCTTGACTGCGGCGCCGGCAGTTGCGGGTGCACGAATGGGAGATGCTCCGTAATACAGGCACAGCCCACAACGCCATCGCTCATTACTAAGACCTCGGTCACGCTCACCGCAAGTCCGCAGCGTTACTCCCCCATCATGTCATCCACCCCGGGGATAGGTATCACGGTCGATGCCAATGGTTTTGATGCAGCCCGATCCCGGTTCGCATGGAATGCCACGTACGGTAAGTTTTACTCGTGGGGCCCGGTAAATTACACCGTAGATGAGATAGGAAATACGGCCATCAATCATGGCGAGAAACTCTACTGGTCGTTTACCGAACAGCCTGCATCAACCATTGAGCCGGTGATCATTACGGTCACGGCCACCGATACAACAACGGGCAGACTGCTGGGAAGCTCGAATATCGTCCTGCAATGGGATGGCAATAACGCGGTCATGTTACGGGATACCCGGTAAGAACATATTTTTCCGTTTTCTCCCCGTTATCGCATACATCGGACGATCAGATCATAAAAAAGGATCCCGGCAGTTCCCACGCATCCGATGGATACACATAAAATGGATGCAGGTTAATCTGTTTTATCATCTGGTGATGAAGTCCACCATCAATCGCCCGAACAGGGCCGATGACTTCTGTTTTACCGGCACCGGTATCCGCATTGTTTTTGATCCCATCAAAAACATATCATTGCCGTCGTAAAATCACAATGGATGGAACAATTAAGAGCGAGGTTAACAATGTCACAACAACTCGGGGGACAACCCATTATAATTCTCAGGGAAGGATCAACGACGACCCACGGACAGGACGCCCAGAACAGTAATTTTGCCGCTGCACGAGCCGTTGCTACTGCAGTCCAGTCAACCCTTGGCCCCCGGGGCATGGACAAGATGCTCGTCGATGGTATTGGGGATATTACCATCACCAACGACGGGGTCACTATCTTAAAGGAGCTCGATATAGATCACCCGGCCGCAAAGATGATGGTCGAGATCGCAAAGACGCAGGATGCTGAAGTCGGCGATGGAACGACAACATCCGTAGTCATTGCCGGCGAACTCTTAAAGAACGCCGAAGCACTGCTCAAACAGGGTGTCCACCCGACCAGTATCGCCGAGGGTTACCGGATGGCCGCATCGAAGTCGCTCGAGCTGCTCGATAAATACGCCATCACCGTCAAGCCAACCGATACCGCGATACTCAAGAAGATCGCAGAGACTGCACTCACCGGCAAGAACTCCGAAGTGGCAAAAGGCCACCTCTGCGATATCATTGTCAGGGCAATCTCCTTCGTCACCGATGCTGACGGTAAAGCCGATCTTGCCCACATCAACGTGGAAAAGAAGGTTGGCGGCTCGGTGGATGACTCGGCCCTTGTCGAGGGCATGGTCATCAGTAAGGAACGTGCAAACCCGGGCATGCCCAAGCTCGTCAAGGATGCAAAGATCCTGCTCCTCAATGCAGCCCTTGAATACAAAAAGACCGAAGTGAACGCAAAGATCAACATCTCCTCACCCGGGCAGGCACAGGCATTCCTCGATGGAGAGGAACAGATGGTCCACGACATGGTGGACAAGGTCATCAAGAGCAAGGCAAACGTTGTCATCTGCCAGAAAGGCATTGACGATGTTGCCCAGCACTACCTGACAAAGGCCGGTATCCTTGCCGTCCGCAGGGTAAAAAAGAGCGATGTTGAGAACCTTGCCCGTGCAACGGGTGCAAGTATCGTCAACAGCGTGGATACAATCACGGCAAAGGATCTCGGCATGGCCGGCCTTGTCGAAGAGAAAACTATCTCGAACGACGATATGATCTATATCTCGAAATGCAAAAACCCCAAAGCGGTCTCCATCATTGTCCGTGGGGGAACCGAGCATGTGGTTGATGAACTCGAGCGGGCAATCCACGATGCCCTCATGGTCGTCAGTGTCGTAGTTTCCGGCAAAAAGATTGTGCC
The sequence above is drawn from the Methanomicrobiales archaeon HGW-Methanomicrobiales-1 genome and encodes:
- a CDS encoding CTP synthase, with the protein product MKYIIITGGVMSGLGKGITAASVGRILQNRGYRVTAVKIDPYLNIDAGTMNPAQHGEVFVLKDGSEVDLDLGNYERFLDIELTAAHNITTGKVYRTVIDKERRGDFLGETVQIIPHITDQIKTCIRQAAEEEFPDGTKADICLVEVGGTVGDIESMPFLEAVRQMHGELPEHDIVLIHVTLIPEDTMGDMKTKPTQHSVKALRELGLHADIIVGRSENPISAGTKRKISAFCDLPQKAVISAATAPDTYAVPMEMEKEGIADVLSAHLGLDKKEVDTSWYRVVNKEYTNRVTVAIVSKYGIEDVYISIKESLKHAGRSLSTEVKIAWLDAERYERCHLKDYDGILIPGGFGKRGIEGKIEAIQFARENKVPFLGLCLGFQLATVEYARHVAGFADATSEEFGEGTHVIGLLPEQEGVNELGGTMRLGNYTADIRDGTLAMKLYKEKQVTERHRHRYEVNPKYIGDLEKAGLVFSATNKNRMECLELPDHPFFFATQFHPEFRSRPTHPSPPYLGFVEACRANKRTT
- a CDS encoding glutamine-hydrolyzing GMP synthase subunit GuaA, with protein sequence MVNTEKFIAKSIAEIKTAAGNDKVVMALSGGVDSSVCAVLAARAIGDNLIPIYIDTGLMRKGETERIRTLFSDIHLQIVDASDEFLTSLKGITDPEAKRMAIGERFIRVFEREAKKVGAKCLLQGTIYPDRIESEGGIKSHHNVGGMPLHMEFTKVIEPIRDLYKDEVREVAGALGMPKEIQHRMPFPGPGLAVRIIGDITKEKVEIIREANWIVEDELVEKYRPWQCFAALIGLGTGVKGDNRIHGWIVAVRAVNSRDGMTADPLDIPFEHLVRIGSRITADIPRVARVVYDITAKPPATIEYE
- a CDS encoding aspartate aminotransferase family protein, which produces METTSQFKALDERYFMPAFSRDMAIVKGEGSTVWDAEGKQYLDCVAGIAVCSTGHCHPAVVKAICDQAHQLIHCSNLYYVPHQGDLAKKLVEITGMHKAFFSNSGAEATDGALKLARVRTGRKKFVAFTHGFHGRTVGSLSVTHKPAIREPFEPLGMVKTFVEWGDLDALKKVVDKDTAGVIFEPIQGEAGVIIPPDSFIEGIREICDDAGALMIADEVQTGMGRTGKWLAMQHTKVQADIVTLAKGIASGFPMGALVAREDLEFKKSEHGSTFAGGPLACAAALATIGVIEKILPDVSRKGERFGKGLVQLNPRVRGLMIGMTIGDKCPDVQKKCAENGVLVNCAADGNLRLVPPLVITDTEIDRVVGVINGALG
- a CDS encoding histidinol-phosphate transaminase is translated as MEHLVRSCYKKKSGYVFAKKAEDIAREYGISKIARLASNENPEPLSPAALAAAEEALRTVNRYPDERVNILMNALRAYYGDYHFVTGVGMDGVIETIIRTLVEPGETVAISTPTFSFYALAAMGQGAEVITIPREADFSVDCGKLIEAAKEAKITVLCSPNNPTGNATSVEAVAEILEGIEGLLFLDNAYIEFSGIDYLPLMKKHENLVLGRTFSKVYSLAGLRIGYAFTPRWLPPWYQRAGTPFTVNSVSAAAAAAALPDKERAERYIAQVKRWRTRFADEVKYPVLPSDANFVMIDVAPHKSDAMVESLARKGVVVRSCRSFAGLPDHYIRVSVGEDWENELFVQEINKL
- a CDS encoding adenylate kinase — its product is MMCGITGTPGTGKSLIGDELARRGHTVVHLTATVGPYVIGDDEERDAQVIDVDRWADEFVPVNGFVEGHIAHLLPCDKIVVLRCRPDELKKRLAQRKYREMKIRENAEAEALDVCLIETADEFEPSQIFELDTTGQDAAYCADRIEGFYRGEIPADFGHLDWSEFLEI
- a CDS encoding CDP-alcohol phosphatidyltransferase family protein; this translates as MTLDQYRSHVKVYFDPLVAIAIRCRLTPNFFTIAALIASAAAGILFYLRLELWGVLAVALNAFCDSMDGAVAREMKCQSKRGDFLDHAVDRYADIFIITGIFASGMVPWPIGVLALTGVLMSSYLGTQAQAVGVGRYYGGLLGRADRLVLIMAVGIINLVAPMIFFGLGWFGWLLLFFGIFGHITAFQRFAYVWAKVE
- a CDS encoding thermosome subunit gives rise to the protein MSQQLGGQPIIILREGSTTTHGQDAQNSNFAAARAVATAVQSTLGPRGMDKMLVDGIGDITITNDGVTILKELDIDHPAAKMMVEIAKTQDAEVGDGTTTSVVIAGELLKNAEALLKQGVHPTSIAEGYRMAASKSLELLDKYAITVKPTDTAILKKIAETALTGKNSEVAKGHLCDIIVRAISFVTDADGKADLAHINVEKKVGGSVDDSALVEGMVISKERANPGMPKLVKDAKILLLNAALEYKKTEVNAKINISSPGQAQAFLDGEEQMVHDMVDKVIKSKANVVICQKGIDDVAQHYLTKAGILAVRRVKKSDVENLARATGASIVNSVDTITAKDLGMAGLVEEKTISNDDMIYISKCKNPKAVSIIVRGGTEHVVDELERAIHDALMVVSVVVSGKKIVPGGGAPETELSLRLRQYASTIGGRNQLAIESFASAMEIIPLVLAENAGLNPIDMLVDLRAAHESGKKTYGIDISAGKPADMLKAGVVEPLRVKTQAISSAAEAAVMILRIDDVIASSQSGAPGGMGGMPPGMGGMPPGMGGY